One stretch of Cyanobium sp. Tous-M-B4 DNA includes these proteins:
- a CDS encoding multidrug efflux SMR transporter gives MGWFLLVAAIVPEVIGTILSKQTNGFQNLNTSALMVICYCLSLSGLTLAMKTIEMSIAYSVWTGCSILAISILGVGIFNEAMSFAKGFSIVLLVIGLVGLMAEHQPRA, from the coding sequence ATGGGATGGTTTCTTTTAGTGGCGGCAATCGTCCCGGAAGTGATAGGCACGATTCTGTCTAAGCAAACAAATGGCTTTCAAAATCTCAATACATCAGCTCTGATGGTTATTTGTTATTGTTTGTCCTTGAGTGGTTTGACACTCGCTATGAAAACCATTGAAATGAGCATCGCTTATTCTGTTTGGACGGGATGCTCGATCTTGGCGATTTCGATCCTGGGTGTCGGCATCTTCAATGAGGCAATGAGCTTTGCCAAAGGGTTTTCAATTGTCCTGTTAGTGATAGGGCTTGTAGGCCTAATGGCGGAACATCAGCCTCGCGCCTGA